The nucleotide sequence TTGAGTTAGAAAATACAATAATATTTCCAGTCTGGGCCGAAATCAATTTATTATTTACCGTACCTATGAAGCCATTAAGCAGTGATGATGTGAAGTTGATGTTGATATATACTAGAACTATCATAAGAACCGCCATAATGTTTAGCCCCCAGTTGGATCTCAGAACCAGCTTTCTAGCTAAAAACCCTGCTACTACTAAACTACGCCTCATTGCGTTCCCCAGGATTAAATAGCCTTCCATCGGACAAATATATAGTACGACTAGCATACTTCGAGTCGCTTTTATCGTGGCTAACAAACACCACAGTCGTCTTGAATTTTCTATTAAGCCAGTACATGGTCTCCATAACATTTTTGCCTGATAACAAATCGAGGTTGGCGGTAGGTTCATCGGCAAATAAAATCTGTGGCTTATTGACCATCGCCCTAGCTATCGCTACCCTCTGCTGCTGCCCGCCAGATAGCTGCCTAGGAAGGTGATTCATCCTATCTAGGAGCCCGACTGCGTCAAGGAGCGTAATGGCTCTCTCTTTGTAGTCCTTAGCCCACTTGCCCAGCATCTTGGCAGGTAAATAGACATTTTCTAGGGCCGTTAACTCTGATAGTAAAGCGTATTCCTGGAATACATAGCCCATTCGTGAAAGCCTAATATATGAACGGCGCTTTTCAGATAACCTTCCTACATCTTGGTCAAGTAGGCTTATTCTGCCTTTAGTAGGGGTGTCGATGAGGCCCAGGGCTCTTAGGAGAGTGCTTTTGCCAGAACCACTTCTGCCCATAATACAGAGCATCTCGCCCTCCTTAATATTTATATTAAAATTATTAAGAGCTGGTACCTCTACATCACCTAGCCTATAAATCTTACTTATGTTTTCTGCTTTGAGCATTGCTATTTACCTATTATAGCTTATGCTTACACTGCCTACTAGGTGAAATTATTACATATTTTTGGTAAAATATAGCATGCTGGCCTATCAAGATTAAAAACCAGTTAGTTTCCAATGCTCTTGTTGGCACTTAACTTTACACTTCGGCCTTAAAATAATTACTTCTTTTACTATAGGGGTGTAGCTCAGATGGCTAGAGCGTCGGTCTCCAAAACCGAAGGCCGCGGGTTCGATTCCTGCCACCCCTGCCACGCTAAAGCGTCTTTTTGTATCTGTTGATGGAGGGTTCTAACCTTTAAGTATTCTGCCTCTAGCTTTTTATAGTCCTTACCAATAGGCTTCATCCAAGCGTGTGGTGTAATCTGCAATTCACCACCTATAAGAATGGGGTTCGAACCTATGTTCCGTAGAATTTCTTTTTTATCTTCAATATCACCCTCTAAAAAGCGCTTTCTACCATGAACCGCAAGTTCGAAAGTCTCTACAGCGGTCTTATACCAACTATTTGCGCGATTCTTAGTATCTTCACGCTCTTTCTCTAAAACAACAATATGCTTTTCTAATTCTAGCTTCTTTGCCGAAAATTGCTCTTCAGTAATTAGTTCTCTAGCAGCCATATCAATCAGCCCATTGATTTGCTTGTGGCACGATTCAATTGTACGGTCTTGGCTTGTGATAATTGATTCAATATCTACTGTCTCAGATTTGTTCTGTTCTCTTAGTGCTTCTAGTGCCCATTCTTTGAATTGAGGTAAAATCGTGTATTGACTGAGTAAATCTTCTAATTGCTCTTGTAGTACCTCTTCTCGAACAAATTTGTGCTGGTTGCAGCCTTTTTTCAGAGTACAGTGGTAGTATTTGTATACCCGGCTCGAACCATTCTTATAACGTTTTACAGTATCTTCTGCGGTAATCATACTTCCACACTCGCCGCAGGTAATTGCACCTCTAAATGTAAACATTTTCTTTGTTGTAAGCTTTCGGCAACCTTTACGGCCTAACAATTCTTGAACAAGATTATATTCTTCTTCGGTAACCATTTTTGGATATGATGCTTTGGTAAACTCAGTTTGAGTACCAGGCACCGGTATTTTGCCAGCATATCGGGGGTTATTAAACATCATATATATGTTATTACGTGTTAGTGGTCTACCGGGGAATTTTTTACTTCCTCTAGTTAAGTAGCCCCATTCTTCGTTGGCAATCTTTACAATTTGTGGCACGCTATATCGCCCGGTCAACATTAAATCCCACATTTGTCTGCGTAAGTCGAATCTTTCTGGGTCCTTTACGATTATTCCATAATCTGCACCGTCAGAGCTACGTTCGTTAAGGTATCCTTCAATTGACC is from Patescibacteria group bacterium and encodes:
- a CDS encoding ABC transporter ATP-binding protein; this translates as MLKAENISKIYRLGDVEVPALNNFNINIKEGEMLCIMGRSGSGKSTLLRALGLIDTPTKGRISLLDQDVGRLSEKRRSYIRLSRMGYVFQEYALLSELTALENVYLPAKMLGKWAKDYKERAITLLDAVGLLDRMNHLPRQLSGGQQQRVAIARAMVNKPQILFADEPTANLDLLSGKNVMETMYWLNRKFKTTVVFVSHDKSDSKYASRTIYLSDGRLFNPGERNEA